In Massilia antarctica, the following are encoded in one genomic region:
- a CDS encoding ABC transporter permease/M1 family aminopeptidase, with product MWAITLFEARQRLKLLSTWVYFGMFFALAMLWMAAAGGVFKDAYVTFGGRLFINAPRSIALTVAFLGCLGVIVMAAMMGRSVQQDFEYDMHHFFFSAPIAKHDYVFGRFFGAALTLAVVFSSIVLGAWLGTYIPGIEADRLGPAGAWMYLRPYAFLILPNIVIFGAIFFVLAALTRRMLPVYVASVVMMIGYIVAPSLARDLDYKTLAALIDPFGTTALIRITEYWTIAERNSRAIPFEGVFLYNRALWCGFALVVLLLGYWRFQFAAAAPGRAGGRTEGDVPQQLSHSAIASQETPDFLQRSLALLLLRSTWLNLRESVKDVYFAVIALAGVLAVFGASVKLGSMYGTNTYPVTYQVLELISAAFSLFMLVVTTFYAGELVWREREARVAQMLDALPLPSWLPMLSKLFALIGLQVLMLVLVMIAGMLIQLFRGYFAIDVGLYLHSLFLIQLPQYALLAVLAIALQVLINNKYLAYFAMILYYFATLTFSSLGLDHPMLLYGTSPSFMYSDMNGYGHFLVRERWFELYWGGAALMLMVASLVFWPRGCNDELGSRIQLARRNLSLPVLATFAAGLAIFAGSGAVLYYSLHIEGDYQTAWQKDRTRAQYELRYKKYAALAQPRITRVDLKVAIVPEQRRLTITGVYQLSNKGTAPVTEVYLTEDRLASLKVRFGQKITPLVSDREHGFYGYKLGTPLLPGQGMALEFDVEFEPRGVLGLESDTPVIANGTFFNNGQLPRIGYQPALELENDRDRKRHGLAPHAPMRSPIDPAGLANNALSVDADWIDFNAVISTSADQVAIAPGTLEKEWMSAGRRYFHYRMDKPILNFYAFQSARYEVRHDRWQDVMIDVYYHPGHAFNVERMIRGVKAGLEYNSKHFSPYQHKVLRVVEFPRYETFAQSFPGTVPFSESIGFIARVDDNNPKDIDYPFYVAAHEVAHQWWGHQLVGSNTRGSTVLSETLSEYAALMVMKQQVGPERMRRFLRYNLDKYLMGRALETKYELPLALNENQGYIHYRKGALAMYWLQDVLGEEKINAVLHELLTRHAFHGAPYPSVLALTDALRRAAPPEHAYLIDDLFEHIVLYENRATSAMASRRADGKYEVSLRASALKLRAGKLGDETEAPLKDVIEFGVDDKDGKPLLRERRIVDSNTVSVTMVVGARPYKAGIDPDNKLIDRKPGDNMIEVEQ from the coding sequence ATGTGGGCAATCACCCTGTTTGAAGCGCGCCAGCGGCTCAAGCTGCTCTCGACCTGGGTCTACTTCGGCATGTTCTTCGCGCTGGCCATGCTGTGGATGGCCGCCGCTGGCGGCGTGTTCAAGGATGCCTACGTCACCTTCGGCGGGCGCCTGTTCATCAACGCCCCGCGCTCGATCGCGCTGACGGTGGCCTTCCTCGGCTGCCTGGGCGTGATCGTGATGGCCGCCATGATGGGGCGCTCGGTGCAGCAGGATTTCGAGTACGACATGCACCACTTCTTCTTCAGCGCGCCGATCGCCAAGCACGATTACGTGTTCGGGCGCTTTTTCGGGGCCGCGCTGACCCTGGCGGTGGTGTTTTCCAGCATCGTGCTGGGCGCCTGGCTGGGCACCTACATCCCCGGCATCGAAGCCGACCGCCTGGGCCCGGCCGGGGCCTGGATGTACCTGCGCCCGTATGCCTTCCTGATCCTGCCCAACATCGTCATCTTCGGCGCGATTTTCTTCGTGCTGGCAGCCCTGACCCGGCGCATGCTGCCGGTGTACGTGGCCAGCGTGGTGATGATGATCGGCTACATCGTCGCGCCTTCCTTGGCGCGCGACCTCGACTACAAGACCCTGGCCGCCCTGATCGATCCCTTCGGCACCACCGCCCTGATCCGCATCACCGAATACTGGACCATCGCCGAGCGCAACAGCCGCGCGATTCCCTTCGAGGGCGTGTTCCTGTACAACCGTGCCCTGTGGTGCGGCTTCGCGCTGGTGGTGCTGCTGCTCGGTTACTGGCGCTTCCAGTTCGCCGCCGCGGCTCCCGGCCGCGCGGGCGGGCGCACCGAAGGCGATGTGCCCCAACAACTGTCGCACAGCGCCATCGCGTCCCAGGAGACGCCGGACTTCCTGCAGCGCAGCCTGGCCCTGCTGCTGCTCAGGTCGACCTGGCTCAACCTGCGCGAATCGGTCAAGGATGTCTACTTCGCCGTGATCGCCCTGGCTGGCGTGCTGGCCGTGTTCGGCGCCTCGGTCAAGCTCGGTTCCATGTACGGCACCAATACCTATCCGGTCACCTACCAGGTGCTGGAACTGATCAGCGCGGCGTTCTCCTTGTTCATGCTGGTCGTGACCACCTTTTACGCGGGTGAACTGGTCTGGCGCGAACGCGAGGCGCGCGTGGCCCAGATGCTCGACGCCCTGCCGCTGCCGAGCTGGCTGCCGATGCTGTCCAAGCTGTTTGCCCTGATCGGCCTGCAAGTGCTGATGCTGGTGCTGGTGATGATCGCCGGCATGCTGATCCAGCTGTTCCGCGGCTACTTCGCCATCGACGTCGGCCTCTACCTGCACAGCCTGTTCCTGATCCAGCTGCCCCAGTACGCGCTACTGGCGGTGCTGGCGATCGCGCTGCAGGTGCTGATCAACAACAAGTACCTGGCCTACTTCGCGATGATTTTGTATTACTTCGCCACCCTGACCTTCAGTTCGCTCGGCCTCGACCATCCGATGCTGCTGTACGGCACCTCGCCGTCTTTCATGTATTCCGACATGAACGGCTACGGCCACTTCCTGGTGCGCGAACGCTGGTTCGAGCTGTACTGGGGCGGGGCGGCGCTGATGCTGATGGTCGCCTCGCTGGTGTTCTGGCCGCGCGGCTGCAACGACGAGTTGGGCAGCCGCATCCAGCTGGCGCGCCGCAACCTGAGCCTGCCGGTACTGGCCACCTTCGCGGCCGGACTGGCGATCTTCGCCGGCAGCGGCGCCGTCCTGTATTACAGCCTGCACATCGAAGGCGACTACCAGACCGCTTGGCAGAAAGACCGCACCCGCGCCCAGTACGAGCTGCGCTACAAGAAATACGCGGCCTTGGCGCAGCCGCGGATCACCCGAGTCGACCTGAAAGTGGCGATCGTGCCCGAACAGCGCCGCCTGACGATCACCGGCGTCTATCAACTCAGCAACAAGGGCACGGCGCCGGTGACCGAGGTGTACCTCACCGAGGACCGGCTGGCCAGCCTCAAGGTGCGCTTCGGCCAGAAAATCACGCCCCTGGTCAGCGACCGCGAGCACGGCTTCTATGGCTACAAGCTGGGCACGCCTTTGTTGCCGGGACAAGGCATGGCGCTCGAATTCGACGTGGAATTCGAGCCGCGCGGGGTGCTCGGCCTGGAATCGGACACCCCGGTCATCGCCAACGGCACCTTCTTCAACAATGGCCAGTTGCCGCGCATCGGCTACCAGCCGGCGCTCGAACTGGAAAACGACCGCGACCGCAAGCGCCACGGCCTGGCCCCGCATGCGCCGATGCGCTCGCCCATTGACCCGGCCGGGCTGGCAAATAACGCGCTGAGCGTGGACGCCGACTGGATCGACTTCAACGCCGTCATCAGCACCAGTGCGGACCAGGTGGCGATCGCCCCCGGCACCCTGGAAAAGGAATGGATGTCGGCCGGACGGCGCTACTTCCATTACCGCATGGACAAGCCGATCCTCAATTTCTATGCCTTCCAGTCGGCCCGTTATGAAGTGCGGCACGACCGCTGGCAGGATGTGATGATCGACGTGTATTACCATCCTGGCCACGCTTTCAATGTCGAGCGCATGATCCGCGGGGTCAAGGCCGGTCTGGAATACAATTCGAAGCATTTCAGCCCTTACCAGCACAAGGTACTGCGCGTGGTCGAGTTCCCGCGCTACGAGACGTTTGCGCAATCGTTTCCGGGCACGGTGCCGTTTTCGGAGAGCATCGGCTTCATCGCGCGGGTCGACGACAACAATCCCAAGGATATCGATTACCCCTTCTACGTGGCGGCCCATGAAGTGGCGCACCAGTGGTGGGGCCACCAGCTGGTCGGTTCGAACACGCGCGGCAGCACGGTACTGAGCGAAACCCTGTCCGAATATGCGGCCCTGATGGTGATGAAGCAGCAGGTCGGCCCGGAGCGCATGCGCCGCTTCCTGCGCTACAACCTGGACAAGTATCTGATGGGACGGGCGCTGGAAACCAAGTACGAGCTGCCCCTGGCGCTCAATGAAAACCAGGGCTACATCCACTATCGAAAGGGTGCGCTGGCCATGTACTGGCTGCAGGACGTGCTGGGGGAAGAGAAGATCAACGCCGTGCTGCACGAGCTGCTGACCCGTCACGCCTTCCACGGCGCGCCGTATCCGAGCGTGCTGGCGCTGACCGATGCCTTGCGCCGCGCCGCGCCGCCCGAACACGCCTACCTGATCGACGACCTGTTCGAGCACATCGTCCTCTACGAGAACCGCGCCACCTCCGCCATGGCAAGCAGGCGCGCGGACGGCAAGTATGAGGTGAGCTTGCGCGCCAGCGCCCTCAAGCTGCGCGCCGGCAAACTTGGCGACGAGACGGAAGCGCCCTTGAAAGACGTGATCGAGTTCGGTGTCGACGACAAGGATGGCAAGCCGCTGCTGCGCGAACGGCGCATCGTCGACAGCAATACCGTGAGCGTGACCATGGTCGTCGGCGCGCGACCGTACAAGGCCGGCATCGATCCGGACAACAAGCTGATCGACCGCAAGCCGGGGGATAATATGATCGAGGTGGAGCAATAG
- a CDS encoding ABC transporter ATP-binding protein, which produces MELRIRNLSKTYANGVVALDKVTLTIPSGMFGLLGPNGAGKSTLMRTLATLQECDAGSVFFGDLDVLDDKDDIRRLLGYLPQDFGLYPKVTAYELLDHFAVLKGLSQRGRRREVVDGLLQQTNLFEVRNQRLGTFSGGMRQRFGIAQALLGDPQLIIVDEPTAGLDPQERVRFHNLLSDIGDDKTVVLSTHIVSDVSDLCANMAIINKGHVLLCGEPQKLIDEIDGHIWARFVAKHELAHFQKEHAVISTRLLTGRTLIHVYSEQDPGDGFEPAAGDLEDVYFATIAGRHVAASNC; this is translated from the coding sequence ATGGAATTACGCATCAGGAATTTATCCAAGACCTATGCCAATGGCGTAGTTGCATTGGATAAAGTTACCCTCACCATCCCCAGCGGGATGTTCGGCCTGCTCGGCCCGAACGGGGCCGGCAAGTCGACCCTGATGCGCACCCTCGCCACCTTGCAGGAGTGCGATGCGGGGTCGGTCTTCTTCGGCGACCTCGACGTGCTCGACGACAAGGACGATATCCGCCGCCTGCTCGGCTACCTGCCCCAGGACTTCGGCCTGTATCCCAAGGTCACGGCCTACGAACTGCTCGACCATTTTGCCGTGCTCAAGGGCTTGTCGCAGCGCGGCCGGCGCCGCGAAGTGGTCGACGGCCTGTTGCAGCAAACCAATCTGTTTGAAGTGCGCAACCAGCGCCTCGGCACGTTTTCGGGCGGCATGCGCCAGCGCTTCGGCATCGCCCAAGCCTTGCTGGGCGATCCGCAACTGATCATCGTCGATGAACCGACCGCCGGCCTCGACCCGCAGGAACGGGTGCGCTTCCACAACCTGCTCTCCGATATCGGCGACGACAAGACCGTCGTGCTGTCGACCCACATCGTGTCGGACGTCTCCGATCTGTGCGCCAACATGGCGATCATCAACAAGGGCCACGTGCTGCTGTGCGGCGAGCCGCAAAAGCTGATCGACGAGATCGATGGCCACATCTGGGCGCGCTTCGTCGCCAAGCACGAGCTGGCCCATTTCCAGAAAGAACACGCGGTGATCTCGACCCGCCTGCTGACCGGCCGCACCCTGATTCACGTGTACTCCGAGCAAGATCCTGGGGATGGCTTCGAGCCGGCCGCCGGCGACCTCGAAGATGTCTACTTCGCCACCATCGCCGGACGCCACGTCGCGGCCAGCAACTGTTGA
- a CDS encoding ABC transporter permease, giving the protein MWTVYFKELLELLRDRKTFIFTLLLPIVAMPMIFGGLGYLSSTIFKKAQHKELTYALFGKENAPGLSERFAREKGLREVPLADEGAIKAAIDADRIHFAIVIPPGFEQAMAAHRQARVTLHYNNAVALDMTRKRVAAVIDAHNGALREQALSAMNMSSAELRFALNPIELEELSTAGTRERMGALVGGFLPYILLMVCLMAAMYPAIDLGAGEKERGTLETLLLAPISRTALVMAKFLVLFTVGLTSALLMVASMGLLLALFGGSLEGGLAQMVRAIGARDLAMVALMLVPTAAIFASILLSISIYAKSYKEASGMISPLMMLLIVPIVLAMLPGVELNWFWSMVPLTNVSLAMKELVKGTMDYRMFSAILLSTTLIAGALLAWCRWWFNREDVLFRS; this is encoded by the coding sequence ATGTGGACCGTGTATTTCAAGGAATTGCTGGAATTGCTGCGCGACCGCAAGACCTTCATCTTTACCCTGCTGCTGCCGATCGTCGCCATGCCGATGATTTTCGGCGGCCTGGGCTACCTGTCGTCGACCATTTTCAAGAAAGCACAGCACAAGGAATTGACCTACGCCTTGTTCGGCAAGGAGAACGCGCCCGGGCTGAGCGAGCGCTTCGCGCGCGAAAAAGGCTTGCGCGAGGTGCCGCTGGCCGATGAAGGCGCGATCAAGGCCGCCATCGATGCCGACCGCATCCATTTCGCCATCGTCATTCCGCCCGGCTTCGAACAAGCGATGGCGGCGCACCGCCAGGCGAGAGTCACTTTGCACTATAACAACGCGGTGGCGCTCGACATGACCCGCAAGCGGGTGGCCGCCGTGATCGACGCCCACAACGGGGCGCTGCGCGAGCAAGCCTTGTCGGCCATGAACATGAGCAGCGCCGAACTGCGCTTCGCCCTCAATCCGATCGAGCTCGAAGAACTGTCGACCGCCGGCACGCGCGAGCGCATGGGGGCGCTGGTGGGCGGCTTTTTGCCCTACATCTTGCTGATGGTGTGCCTGATGGCGGCGATGTATCCGGCCATCGACCTGGGCGCCGGCGAGAAGGAGCGTGGCACGCTCGAAACCTTGCTGCTGGCGCCGATTTCGCGCACGGCGCTGGTGATGGCCAAGTTCCTGGTGCTGTTTACGGTGGGCCTGACCTCGGCGCTGCTGATGGTGGCCAGCATGGGTTTGCTGCTGGCCTTGTTCGGCGGCTCGCTCGAAGGCGGCCTGGCCCAGATGGTGCGGGCGATCGGCGCGCGCGACCTGGCCATGGTGGCGCTGATGCTGGTGCCCACGGCCGCCATCTTCGCCTCGATCCTGCTGTCGATTTCGATTTATGCCAAGAGCTACAAGGAAGCGTCGGGCATGATTTCGCCGCTGATGATGCTGCTGATCGTGCCGATCGTCTTGGCCATGCTTCCCGGCGTGGAGCTGAACTGGTTCTGGTCGATGGTGCCCCTGACCAATGTGTCGCTGGCGATGAAGGAATTGGTGAAGGGCACCATGGATTACCGCATGTTTTCAGCCATTTTGCTCTCCACCACCCTGATCGCCGGGGCGCTGCTGGCGTGGTGCAGGTGGTGGTTCAACCGGGAGGATGTGTTGTTTCGGAGTTAA
- a CDS encoding ABC transporter ATP-binding protein has protein sequence MIEVKHLAKRFAAPVHKERRARQRDVREGDGWFHAVRDVSFACAPGEVLGLLGPNGAGKTTTLRILSTALRPDAGSAFIDEIDIVADPLRARQRVGFLSGSTGLYGRLSARENVEYFGRLHGMAPARLKQRCDDLFEQLDMHAYAHKRADDLSTGMKQKCAIARTVVHEPRVVILDEPTTGLDVMSARVLLEFIASYKALRIPLIFSTHHLHEVDKLCDRVCIINRGRSAFNGTVAELRELGGSGDLVDAFVHVIKQDD, from the coding sequence ATGATCGAGGTGAAACACCTGGCCAAGCGCTTCGCCGCGCCGGTGCACAAGGAGCGGCGCGCCCGCCAGCGCGACGTGCGCGAGGGCGATGGCTGGTTCCATGCGGTGCGCGATGTCAGTTTCGCCTGCGCGCCCGGTGAAGTGCTGGGCCTGCTTGGTCCGAACGGGGCCGGCAAGACCACCACCCTGCGCATCCTCTCGACCGCGCTGCGCCCGGACGCCGGCAGCGCCTTCATCGACGAGATCGATATCGTGGCCGATCCGCTGCGGGCGCGCCAGCGGGTCGGCTTCCTGTCCGGCTCGACCGGCCTGTACGGGCGCCTGAGCGCGCGCGAGAACGTCGAGTATTTCGGGCGCCTGCACGGCATGGCCCCGGCCCGCCTCAAGCAGCGCTGCGACGATCTGTTCGAGCAACTCGACATGCACGCCTACGCCCACAAGCGCGCCGACGACCTGTCCACCGGCATGAAGCAGAAATGCGCGATCGCCCGCACCGTGGTGCACGAACCGCGGGTGGTGATCCTGGACGAACCGACCACCGGGCTCGATGTGATGTCGGCGCGCGTGCTGCTCGAGTTCATCGCCAGCTACAAGGCCCTGCGCATTCCCCTGATTTTTTCGACCCACCACCTGCACGAGGTCGACAAGCTGTGCGACCGGGTCTGCATCATCAACCGCGGCCGCAGCGCCTTCAACGGCACGGTGGCCGAGCTGCGCGAACTGGGCGGCAGCGGCGACCTGGTCGACGCCTTCGTCCACGTCATCAAGCAGGACGACTGA
- the coq7 gene encoding 2-polyprenyl-3-methyl-6-methoxy-1,4-benzoquinone monooxygenase: protein MSAQRSINPLDQLIVSMDKALRVIAGVASASRPTPATHADDGQLDEAEQRHSAGLMRVNHVGEVCAQALYNSQSRFARTEAMRDQFAEAGREEEDHLAWTAQRLAELGSRPSLLNPLWYAGAYALGTVAAQLGDARSLGFVVETERQVEAHLNSHLDLLPAQDAKSRAVVDQMRIDEIAHGAAAQALGAVEVPLPVRGVMSAMAKVMTTTAYYV, encoded by the coding sequence ATGTCAGCACAACGATCCATCAATCCACTCGACCAGCTGATCGTCAGCATGGACAAGGCCCTGCGCGTGATCGCTGGCGTGGCATCGGCATCGCGGCCGACCCCGGCGACGCACGCCGATGACGGCCAGCTCGACGAAGCGGAACAGCGCCACAGCGCCGGCCTGATGCGGGTCAACCACGTGGGCGAAGTGTGCGCGCAGGCGCTGTACAACTCGCAATCGCGCTTTGCCAGGACCGAGGCGATGCGCGATCAGTTTGCCGAGGCGGGGCGCGAGGAAGAGGATCACCTGGCGTGGACGGCCCAGCGGCTGGCCGAACTGGGATCGCGGCCGAGTTTGCTTAATCCCTTGTGGTATGCGGGGGCCTACGCGCTGGGCACGGTGGCGGCGCAACTGGGCGACGCGCGCAGCCTGGGGTTTGTGGTCGAGACCGAGCGCCAGGTTGAGGCGCATCTGAACAGCCATCTTGATTTGCTGCCGGCGCAGGATGCCAAGTCGCGCGCGGTCGTGGACCAGATGCGGATCGACGAGATTGCCCATGGCGCGGCGGCGCAGGCGCTGGGCGCGGTGGAAGTGCCGCTGCCGGTGCGCGGGGTGATGAGTGCGATGGCGAAGGTGATGACGACGACGGCGTATTACGTTTGA
- a CDS encoding OsmC family protein: MEVTVSWNGPTGMSFRAQTGSGHMVSMDGAPEGGGHNLAPRPMEMVLLGTGGCTAYDVVLILKRGREDVRGCDVSLKAERAETDPKVFTKIHFHFIVTGKNLKPGAVERAVSLSHDKYCSASIMLAKMAEITHSFEIIEG, translated from the coding sequence ATGGAAGTCACAGTCAGCTGGAACGGTCCCACGGGCATGAGTTTTCGGGCGCAGACGGGGTCGGGCCACATGGTCAGCATGGATGGCGCGCCGGAAGGCGGCGGCCACAACCTGGCGCCGCGGCCGATGGAAATGGTGCTGCTCGGTACCGGCGGATGCACGGCCTATGACGTGGTGCTCATTCTCAAGCGCGGCCGCGAGGATGTGCGCGGCTGCGATGTGAGCCTGAAGGCCGAGCGCGCGGAAACCGATCCCAAGGTGTTTACCAAGATCCATTTTCATTTCATCGTGACGGGGAAGAACCTGAAACCGGGCGCGGTCGAGCGCGCGGTGAGCCTGTCGCACGACAAGTATTGCTCGGCGTCGATCATGCTGGCCAAGATGGCCGAGATCACGCATTCGTTTGAAATTATCGAAGGGTAA
- a CDS encoding ABC transporter permease: MKPAFLVVFLKEFKETLRDRRALVLLALFTLMYPLMLGYMLNQQIGRATRSEREGMELAVVNGAQAPNLMAQLKQKNITIVPMPEMKEEAIGELLRGRKVVALLRLDPKFGEHYQAMRPAGIELWYDSAGDNSQRQRDIEEVLQSYSSNISSARLLAHGVSPATMAPVRLQRFDTGSTAARSAGLIGAILGFLFFPAFICGLSAAVDSTAGERERRSLEVLMAQPASPWSLITGKWLAAGSLAVIGITLELALAHAVLSWLPLEEIGMSWRVTSAQLALVCLSTIPLSLFAAGLHIALAMNAKSFKEAQSMLSLVILLPMLPGVAVSVLDLKTATWMYLVPMLSNQTLLRELAKGQDLGALPFVLTFFSSMLPALGAVAFASWRMKSERYVLSV; encoded by the coding sequence ATGAAGCCGGCATTCCTGGTCGTCTTTCTCAAGGAATTCAAGGAAACCCTGCGCGACCGCCGCGCGCTGGTCCTGCTGGCCCTGTTCACCCTGATGTATCCGCTCATGCTCGGCTACATGCTCAACCAGCAGATTGGCAGGGCTACCCGCTCCGAGCGCGAAGGCATGGAACTGGCCGTCGTCAATGGCGCCCAGGCGCCCAACCTGATGGCCCAGCTCAAGCAAAAGAACATCACCATCGTGCCGATGCCAGAGATGAAGGAAGAGGCCATCGGCGAGCTGCTGCGCGGGCGCAAGGTGGTGGCCCTGCTGCGCCTCGATCCCAAATTCGGCGAACACTACCAGGCCATGCGGCCGGCCGGCATCGAGCTGTGGTACGACTCGGCCGGCGACAACAGCCAGCGCCAGCGCGATATCGAAGAAGTACTGCAAAGCTACAGTTCGAACATCAGCAGCGCGCGCCTGCTGGCGCACGGGGTCTCGCCGGCCACCATGGCGCCGGTGCGCCTGCAACGCTTCGATACCGGCAGCACGGCGGCGCGCTCGGCCGGCCTGATCGGCGCCATTCTCGGATTTCTGTTTTTCCCGGCGTTTATTTGCGGCCTGTCGGCGGCGGTCGACAGCACCGCCGGCGAACGCGAGCGGCGCTCGCTCGAAGTGCTGATGGCCCAGCCGGCCAGTCCGTGGTCGCTGATCACCGGCAAGTGGCTGGCGGCCGGCTCCCTGGCCGTGATCGGCATCACCCTGGAACTGGCGCTGGCGCATGCCGTGCTGTCATGGCTGCCGCTGGAAGAAATCGGCATGAGCTGGAGAGTTACCTCGGCCCAGCTGGCCCTGGTGTGCTTGTCGACCATTCCGCTGTCGCTGTTCGCGGCCGGCCTGCACATCGCGCTGGCGATGAATGCGAAATCGTTCAAGGAAGCCCAGAGCATGCTCAGCCTGGTGATCCTGTTGCCGATGCTGCCAGGGGTGGCGGTGTCGGTGCTGGACCTGAAAACGGCAACGTGGATGTATCTGGTGCCGATGCTGTCGAACCAGACCCTGCTGCGCGAGCTGGCCAAGGGCCAGGACTTGGGCGCGCTGCCGTTCGTGCTGACCTTTTTCAGTTCGATGCTGCCGGCCCTGGGCGCGGTCGCATTCGCCAGCTGGCGCATGAAGAGCGAGCGCTACGTGCTGTCGGTGTAA
- a CDS encoding ABC transporter ATP-binding protein, protein MIVVNDVRKQFGSLQALGGVSFTAADGHITALLGPNGAGKTTLLRLLVGLLKRDQGSISIGGIDPALNPMAVRKDIGFLTDQFGLYERLSTREYLAYFGELNGMSMAVVQRRIDEVADLLAMQDILERRAKGFSQGQRIKVALARTLLHKPRHLLLDEPSRGLDVMSTRALRSALTALRHEGCCVIMATHVMQEVTHLCDDVIVIAKGHTVAQGSPQELCRRTGIANLEDAFVSLVGEEGIAA, encoded by the coding sequence ATGATTGTTGTAAACGATGTACGCAAACAGTTCGGCTCGCTGCAAGCGCTGGGCGGGGTCAGCTTCACGGCCGCCGACGGCCACATCACGGCGCTGCTCGGCCCGAACGGGGCTGGCAAGACCACCCTGCTGCGCCTGCTGGTCGGCCTGCTCAAGCGCGACCAGGGCAGCATCAGCATCGGCGGCATCGACCCGGCCCTCAATCCGATGGCGGTGCGCAAGGATATCGGTTTCCTGACCGACCAGTTCGGCCTGTACGAGCGCCTGAGCACGCGCGAATACCTGGCGTATTTCGGCGAGCTGAACGGCATGAGCATGGCCGTGGTGCAGCGCCGCATCGATGAAGTGGCCGACCTGCTGGCCATGCAGGACATCCTGGAGCGGCGCGCCAAGGGGTTTTCGCAAGGCCAGCGCATCAAGGTCGCGCTGGCGCGCACCCTGCTGCACAAGCCGCGCCACTTGCTGCTCGACGAACCGAGCCGCGGGCTGGACGTGATGAGCACGCGCGCCCTGCGCAGCGCGCTCACCGCCCTGCGGCATGAAGGCTGCTGCGTGATCATGGCCACCCACGTGATGCAGGAAGTAACCCATCTGTGCGACGACGTGATCGTGATCGCCAAGGGCCATACCGTGGCCCAGGGCTCGCCCCAGGAACTGTGCCGGCGCACCGGCATCGCCAACCTCGAGGATGCCTTTGTCAGCCTGGTGGGCGAAGAAGGAATCGCAGCATGA